One window of the Triticum dicoccoides isolate Atlit2015 ecotype Zavitan chromosome 3B, WEW_v2.0, whole genome shotgun sequence genome contains the following:
- the LOC119278976 gene encoding probable dual-specificity RNA methyltransferase RlmN — MAAPQQVRAVPLARALRLRTRASAAPAAAPETSRRALLGLTEPELRQLAVDLGQQSYRGKQLHDLVYKNRAKQVEEFAYVPKVFREALVGAGWNVGRSPVHHAVTATDGTTKILLKLEDNRLVETVGIPVDDRGTPRLTACVSSQVGCPLRCSFCATGKGGFARNLKGHEIVEQVLAIEESFKHRVTNVVFMGMGEPMLNLKAVLEAHQCLNKELKIGQRMMTISTVGVPNTISKLASHKLQSTLAVSLHAPNQRLRETIVPSAKAYPLEALMDDCKNYFLETGRRVSFEYTLLAGINDEKAHAEELAALLHACGGGYHVNLIPYNPVEGSEYKRPYRKAIQAFVDALESRKITVSVRQTRGLDANAACGQLRNEFQKNPLLESSPPSEPNQLLESSTPSEPSLVPA, encoded by the exons ATGGCCGCGCCGcagcaggtccgcgccgtgcccctGGCGCGTGCGCTCCGCCTCCGCACGCGCgcctccgccgcccccgccgccgcgccggagaCGTCCCGCCGCGCGCTCCTCGGCCTCACGGAGCCCGAGCTCCGCCAGCTCGCCGTCGACCTCGGCCAG CAAAGCTACCGGGGGAAGCAGCTGCACGACCTCGTCTACAAGAACAGGGCCAAGCAGGTGGAGGAGTTCGCCTACG TGCCAAAGGTGTTCCGGGAGGCGCTGGTCGGCGCGGGATGGAACGTGGGCCGGTCGCCGGTGCACCACGCCGTCACGGCCACCGATGGCACCACCAAG ATACTTCTCAAGCTGGAGGACAACAGACTGGTGGAGACGGTGGGGATCCCCGTTGACGACAGGGGCACGCCTAGACTCACAGCCTGCGTTTCATCGCAG GTTGGCTGCCCCTTGCGTTGCTCGTTCTGTGCCACTGGGAAGGGAGGGTTTGCGAGAAACCTCAAGGGGCACGAGATTGTCGAGCAG GTATTGGCCATAGAGGAGTCGTTCAAACACAGGGTGACAAATGTAGTTTTCATGGGTATGGGTGAGCCCATGCTGAACCTCAAAGCAGTTCTGGAGGCTCACCAATGCTTGAATAAG GAACTAAAGATTGGGCAAAGGATGATGACAATCTCAACAGTAGGTGTTCCCAACACGATAAGTAAGCTAGCATCCCACAAGCTTCAGTCGACACTGGCAGTCAG CCTGCATGCCCCAAATCAGAGGCTGCGCGAAACAATTGTTCCAAGTGCAAAGGCATATCCTCTGGAAGCACTAATGGATGATTGCAAGAATTATTTCCTCGAAACTGGACGCAGGGTATCCTTCGAGTACACTCTGCTAG CTGGGATTAACGATGAAAAGGCGCACGCTGAAGAACTTGCAGCGCTGCTGCATGCATGTGGAGGTGGTTATCACGTGAACTTGATTCCCTATAACCCGGTAGAAGGATCTGAGTACAAGAGGCCGTACAGAAAAGCG ATTCAAGCGTTTGTTGATGCACTGGAATCTCGGAAGATCACAGTCAGCGTTCGACAGACCCGTGGGCTTGACGCTAATGCGGCTTGTGGGCAGCTCAGGAATGAGTTCCAGAAGAATCCTCTGCTCGAGTCGTCCCCACCCTCTGAGCCCAACCAACTGCTCGAGTCGTCTACGCCCTCGGAGCCCAGCCTTGTTCCCGCTTAG